The Xanthomonas sp. CFBP 8443 genome has a window encoding:
- a CDS encoding tetratricopeptide repeat protein, whose product MNKSTAWMAPLLLAATAFQATAQTAPPQDVPFAGTLKIDVDATDLARRIFRVRTTIPATPGPMTLLYPQWIPGNHSPTGPIDKLAGLVVKANGQVLPWTRDQFDVFAFKVEVPQGASEIVAEYQFLSSQGDGQGRVMMTPEMLNLQWNTAALYPAGYYARNIKAQASVRLPPGWSYATALETAGRVGDTVTFKPIDFDDLVDSPMFAGKYYKRVALDAGGKAPVYLNVFADEAKSLEAKPEQIKAHAALVQQMDKLYGARHFDHYEFLLALTEKLGGIGLEHHRSSENSGPPNYFTEWDKSWAGRDLLAHEFNHSWNGKYRRGADLATPSFNVPMGDSLLWLYEGQTQFFGEVLAARSGLWTQVQARDMLAEVAATYQRGRPGMVWRTLQDTTNDPTMSMRRPRAYRSYQMSEDYYSGGQMLWLETDAKLRELSGNKRSIDDFAKAFFGMHDGAWDVNPYTFDDIVATLDGVAKYDWASFLRSRVDGHGPLVGGIEASGWKLVYSDQPNEAIKAYEATKKGVGLTYSLGLSLDDKGAVQDVLWDGPAFAAGIIAGNSIVAVNGREYSADVIKDAITAAKGGTAPIELLVKRGNRYDTLRIDYHGGLQYPHLERIAGKPDRLSELYKAR is encoded by the coding sequence ATGAACAAGTCCACCGCCTGGATGGCGCCGTTGTTGCTGGCCGCCACCGCCTTCCAGGCCACGGCGCAGACCGCGCCGCCACAGGACGTGCCGTTCGCCGGCACGCTGAAGATCGACGTCGACGCGACCGACCTGGCGCGCCGCATCTTCCGCGTGCGCACCACAATCCCGGCCACGCCGGGACCGATGACCCTGCTGTATCCGCAATGGATTCCCGGCAACCATTCGCCGACCGGGCCGATCGACAAGCTGGCCGGCCTGGTGGTCAAGGCCAACGGCCAGGTGCTGCCGTGGACGCGCGACCAGTTCGACGTGTTCGCGTTCAAGGTCGAGGTGCCGCAAGGCGCGAGCGAGATCGTCGCCGAGTACCAGTTCCTGTCCTCGCAGGGCGACGGCCAGGGTCGGGTGATGATGACCCCGGAGATGCTCAACCTGCAGTGGAACACCGCCGCGCTGTATCCGGCCGGCTACTACGCGCGCAACATCAAGGCCCAGGCCAGCGTGAGGTTGCCGCCGGGCTGGAGCTACGCCACCGCGCTGGAGACCGCCGGCCGGGTCGGCGACACGGTGACGTTCAAGCCGATCGATTTCGACGACCTGGTCGATTCGCCGATGTTCGCCGGCAAGTACTACAAGCGCGTCGCGCTGGATGCCGGCGGCAAGGCGCCGGTGTATTTGAACGTGTTCGCCGACGAGGCCAAGTCGCTGGAGGCCAAGCCCGAGCAGATCAAGGCGCATGCGGCGCTGGTGCAGCAGATGGACAAGCTGTACGGCGCGCGCCATTTCGACCACTACGAGTTCCTGCTGGCGTTGACCGAGAAGCTCGGCGGCATCGGCCTGGAGCATCACCGTTCCAGCGAGAACAGCGGCCCGCCCAACTACTTCACCGAGTGGGACAAGAGCTGGGCGGGACGCGACCTGCTCGCGCACGAGTTCAATCATTCCTGGAACGGCAAGTACCGCCGCGGCGCCGACCTGGCCACGCCGAGCTTCAACGTGCCGATGGGCGACAGCCTGCTGTGGCTGTACGAAGGCCAGACCCAGTTCTTCGGCGAAGTGCTGGCCGCGCGTTCGGGCCTGTGGACCCAGGTCCAGGCGCGCGACATGCTCGCCGAGGTCGCCGCGACCTACCAGCGCGGCCGCCCCGGCATGGTCTGGCGCACGCTGCAGGACACCACCAACGATCCGACCATGTCGATGCGCCGGCCGCGGGCCTACCGCAGCTACCAGATGAGCGAGGACTACTATTCCGGCGGGCAGATGCTGTGGCTGGAGACCGATGCCAAGCTGCGCGAGCTCAGCGGCAACAAGCGTTCGATCGACGACTTCGCCAAGGCCTTCTTCGGCATGCACGACGGCGCCTGGGACGTGAATCCCTACACCTTCGACGACATCGTCGCCACGCTCGACGGCGTCGCCAAGTACGACTGGGCGAGCTTCCTGCGCAGCCGCGTCGACGGCCACGGGCCGCTGGTCGGCGGCATCGAGGCCAGCGGCTGGAAGCTGGTCTACAGCGACCAGCCGAACGAGGCGATCAAGGCCTACGAGGCAACCAAGAAGGGCGTCGGCCTGACCTATTCGCTGGGCCTGAGCCTGGACGACAAGGGCGCGGTGCAGGACGTGCTGTGGGACGGCCCGGCGTTCGCCGCCGGCATCATCGCCGGCAACAGCATCGTCGCGGTCAACGGTCGCGAATACAGCGCCGACGTCATCAAGGACGCGATCACCGCGGCGAAGGGCGGCACCGCGCCGATCGAGCTGCTGGTCAAGCGCGGCAACCGCTATGACACGCTGCGCATCGACTACCACGGCGGCCTGCAGTATCCGCACCTGGAGCGCATCGCCGGCAAGCCGGACCGGCTGAGCGAGCTGTACAAGGCGCGTTGA
- the radA gene encoding DNA repair protein RadA, whose protein sequence is MAKAKTAYVCGDCGAEYTKWQGQCTECGAWNSLSEIVLESASAAKAPAAARRSGWAGKAETPKITALKDVEHRDQARVSTGIGEFDRVLGGGLVEGAVVLIGGDPGIGKSTLLLQALAKMAGTLPVLYVTGEESLAQVAGRAVRLDLPLEGLNALAETGIEQILQHASAARPKLIVADSVQTLWTESLTAAPGSVSQVRESAARLVRYAKETGTAVFLVGHVTKEGGIAGPRVLEHMVDAVLYFEGESGSRFRLLRAFKNRFGAVNELGVFAMGEKGLKEVSNPSAIFLSGSSANQPGSCVMVTREGTRPLMVEVQALVDASPLSNPRRVAVGLEQNRLAMLLAVLHRHGGIVVGDQDVFVNVVGGIRVQETAADLPVLLAVLSSLRDRPLAEKTIAFGEVGLSGEIRPVPNGEDRLREAATHGFKRAIVPKANAPKTGVVKGMEVIAVERLSQALEAASA, encoded by the coding sequence ATGGCGAAGGCGAAGACGGCCTATGTGTGCGGCGACTGCGGCGCCGAATACACCAAGTGGCAAGGCCAGTGCACCGAGTGCGGGGCATGGAATTCGCTGAGCGAGATCGTGCTGGAGAGCGCGTCGGCGGCCAAGGCGCCAGCCGCGGCGCGGCGCAGCGGCTGGGCCGGCAAGGCCGAGACGCCGAAGATCACCGCGCTCAAGGACGTGGAGCATCGCGACCAGGCGCGCGTATCCACCGGCATCGGCGAGTTCGACCGGGTGCTCGGCGGCGGCCTGGTCGAAGGCGCGGTGGTGCTGATCGGCGGCGACCCGGGCATCGGCAAGTCGACGCTGCTGCTGCAGGCGCTGGCGAAGATGGCCGGTACGCTGCCGGTGCTGTACGTGACCGGCGAGGAATCGCTGGCCCAGGTCGCCGGCCGCGCGGTGCGCCTGGACCTGCCGCTGGAGGGCCTCAACGCGCTGGCCGAGACCGGCATCGAGCAGATCCTCCAGCACGCCAGCGCGGCGCGGCCCAAGCTGATCGTGGCCGATTCGGTGCAGACCCTGTGGACCGAGTCGCTGACCGCCGCGCCCGGCTCGGTGAGTCAGGTGCGCGAGAGCGCGGCGCGGCTGGTGCGCTACGCCAAGGAGACCGGTACCGCGGTGTTCCTGGTCGGCCACGTGACCAAGGAAGGCGGCATCGCCGGCCCGCGCGTGCTCGAGCACATGGTCGATGCGGTGCTGTATTTCGAAGGCGAGAGCGGCAGCCGCTTCCGCCTGCTGCGCGCGTTCAAGAACCGCTTCGGCGCGGTCAACGAGCTGGGCGTGTTCGCGATGGGCGAGAAGGGGCTGAAGGAAGTGTCCAATCCGTCGGCGATCTTCCTGTCCGGCAGCAGTGCCAACCAGCCCGGCAGCTGCGTGATGGTCACGCGCGAGGGCACGCGGCCGTTGATGGTGGAAGTGCAGGCGCTGGTCGATGCCTCGCCGCTGTCCAATCCGCGGCGGGTGGCGGTGGGCCTGGAGCAGAACCGGCTGGCGATGCTGCTGGCGGTGCTGCACCGGCACGGCGGCATCGTGGTCGGCGACCAGGACGTGTTCGTCAACGTGGTTGGCGGCATCCGCGTGCAGGAGACCGCGGCCGATCTGCCGGTGCTGCTGGCGGTGCTGTCCTCGCTGCGCGACCGGCCGCTGGCGGAGAAGACCATCGCCTTCGGCGAGGTCGGCCTGTCCGGCGAGATCCGGCCGGTGCCCAACGGCGAGGACCGGCTGCGCGAGGCGGCCACGCATGGCTTCAAGCGCGCCATCGTGCCCAAGGCCAATGCGCCCAAGACCGGCGTGGTCAAGGGCATGGAAGTGATCGCGGTGGAGCGCCTTTCGCAGGCGCTGGAGGCGGCGAGCGCGTAG
- a CDS encoding DUF805 domain-containing protein, which translates to MEWMLMPLKRYADFSGRSRRKEYWMFTLLNIVVITVLMVLMGVGGGVGGQNGTGTLSLVAVVLLGLYSLAVLVPSIAVQVRRFHDQGKSGWYVLLGLIPWLGGVVILVFMFMEGTKGANAYGPDPKQV; encoded by the coding sequence ATGGAATGGATGTTGATGCCGCTCAAGCGCTACGCGGATTTTTCCGGGCGTTCGCGGCGCAAGGAGTACTGGATGTTCACGCTGTTGAACATCGTGGTGATCACCGTGCTGATGGTGTTGATGGGCGTCGGCGGCGGCGTCGGCGGCCAGAACGGCACCGGGACGCTGTCGCTGGTGGCGGTCGTGCTGCTGGGCCTGTACTCGCTGGCGGTGCTGGTGCCGTCGATCGCGGTGCAGGTGCGCCGCTTTCACGACCAGGGCAAGTCCGGCTGGTACGTGCTGCTGGGCCTGATTCCGTGGCTGGGCGGCGTCGTGATCCTGGTCTTCATGTTCATGGAAGGCACCAAGGGCGCCAACGCCTACGGTCCGGATCCGAAGCAGGTCTGA